A part of Vulcanisaeta moutnovskia 768-28 genomic DNA contains:
- a CDS encoding deoxyhypusine synthase, whose protein sequence is MNDSPFLSGEVSDLDVGINTIDDLIEAYKRIGGFQGRYMADAAEVLLSMYNDLNTTVFLSFTGNLISTGLRGLIARFIESGFVDVIITTAGTLDHDIAKSMGGKYYQSYFDVDDIEMSKAGIHRIGNVAVRKEHYGPLIEKFVHSSLEDLSKTREEWGVRELLWELGKRIDDDYSILRAVSKAKVPIYVPGFVDGAFGTAILTYNEMQRTRTGGKQVRIDLLRDEHELMDIVYSSKSLGALIIGGGISKHHVIWWSQFAGGLDYVVYITMAIEWDGSLSGARPKEAITWGKVKPTARQAFVLEDATVVLPILIPYIIKKIGFRKGVRVIN, encoded by the coding sequence ATGAATGATTCACCATTCCTGTCGGGTGAGGTTTCTGATCTAGACGTTGGTATAAATACCATTGACGACTTGATAGAGGCTTATAAACGAATTGGTGGTTTTCAAGGTAGGTACATGGCAGATGCAGCGGAGGTTCTCTTAAGCATGTATAACGATTTAAACACGACTGTTTTTCTATCGTTTACTGGTAATTTAATTTCAACAGGTCTTCGGGGCTTAATAGCTAGGTTCATTGAGAGTGGTTTTGTCGATGTTATAATAACTACAGCAGGTACTTTAGACCATGACATTGCCAAATCAATGGGTGGTAAGTATTACCAGAGCTATTTTGATGTTGATGATATTGAGATGAGCAAGGCGGGTATTCATAGGATTGGTAATGTTGCGGTTAGGAAGGAGCATTATGGGCCGTTAATCGAGAAGTTTGTACATTCGTCGCTGGAGGATCTATCAAAAACAAGGGAGGAGTGGGGCGTTAGGGAGTTGCTTTGGGAGTTAGGTAAGAGGATTGATGATGATTATTCAATACTAAGGGCAGTGTCTAAGGCTAAGGTGCCAATTTATGTTCCTGGGTTTGTGGATGGCGCCTTTGGTACGGCAATACTCACGTATAATGAAATGCAGAGAACGAGGACTGGAGGTAAGCAGGTGAGAATTGATTTACTTAGGGATGAGCATGAGTTGATGGATATCGTCTATTCGAGTAAGTCCCTAGGTGCATTAATAATTGGTGGTGGTATTTCTAAGCACCATGTGATATGGTGGAGTCAATTTGCTGGTGGACTTGATTACGTGGTTTATATTACAATGGCGATTGAGTGGGATGGTTCGCTTAGTGGTGCTCGACCAAAGGAGGCTATCACTTGGGGTAAGGTGAAACCAACGGCAAGGCAGGCCTTTGTTCTTGAAGATGCAACGGTAGTACTAC
- a CDS encoding class I SAM-dependent methyltransferase: MPYDVPFVPTPEIVVRRMLQLANVKRDEVLYDLGCGDGRIVIMAAREFGAQAACIEIRKDLYEQTLRRVKDLGLEDKIRVIYGNFFEENISEADVVTMYLLTSVNERIKPKLERELRPSTRVVSHDFEVPGWKPLIVEDLYEEWRSHKIYLYKIPGLEIPIPVDGIEEKLRNIQLNEKYLEVLELIDGNRSVEDISNKTQLTIRSVRGVINELMKQGLIKEVRIVK; encoded by the coding sequence ATGCCTTACGACGTCCCGTTTGTACCCACACCAGAGATTGTGGTTAGGAGGATGCTTCAATTGGCTAATGTTAAAAGGGATGAGGTTCTTTATGATTTAGGTTGTGGTGATGGAAGGATAGTGATAATGGCCGCTAGGGAATTTGGCGCCCAAGCCGCTTGCATTGAAATTAGGAAGGACCTATACGAACAAACGCTTAGAAGGGTTAAGGATTTAGGGCTTGAGGATAAGATCCGTGTGATTTACGGTAACTTCTTTGAGGAGAACATATCAGAGGCTGATGTGGTTACAATGTACCTACTCACCAGCGTTAACGAAAGAATAAAGCCTAAACTTGAGCGTGAATTAAGACCTAGCACTAGGGTTGTGTCTCATGATTTTGAAGTTCCTGGTTGGAAACCCTTAATTGTGGAAGATCTCTATGAGGAGTGGAGAAGTCATAAGATTTACTTGTATAAAATACCTGGTCTTGAAATACCGATACCCGTTGATGGAATAGAGGAAAAATTAAGGAATATACAACTTAACGAGAAGTACCTAGAAGTTCTGGAATTAATAGATGGTAATAGATCCGTTGAGGATATATCGAATAAGACACAATTAACAATAAGGAGTGTTAGAGGAGTAATAAATGAACTAATGAAGCAAGGCCTAATTAAGGAGGTCAGGATTGTTAAGTGA
- a CDS encoding M48 family metalloprotease — protein sequence MVGIKIYQVIRDLIKDPQSLINYVENYLLKVADSSYVAKEIDDNTTKLIVYDDYGNAELSVNHEVRIKGNGKMRNLLNALVLRYLGTDGTRKITILLLQRNNRIYRVNDLPRVQSLPIGLIGLMLISIIALSIIIAVLRIINIIPSIHLIIILLLSPLIIPIIYSYILQLRIRHGDLRNSRIIKFVLEYGDLEEQKFNDALRLLSRIENSKSLNEIRRFVLSLVNDIRTKPQNFYEEYIDIESVISNSGIKNYGIYLVNVNQCNAASIGLPGINYVILTSRLVSCLNSNELTAVVMHEIGHIVHGDSAKTLFLISLAQLDNIALITYIIPLMSLPAIPILITALFLELFGIISVMKLSEYSADKYAMRFISRKDLAMALIKVTWKELHSELMSRRLRIFTSHPSVSSRLVKIIR from the coding sequence ATGGTGGGAATAAAAATATATCAAGTAATCCGTGATCTAATAAAAGATCCTCAGTCCCTAATTAATTACGTAGAGAACTATCTGTTAAAAGTTGCTGATTCGTCATATGTGGCTAAGGAGATTGATGATAATACTACGAAATTAATAGTATATGATGACTATGGAAACGCTGAATTAAGTGTTAATCATGAAGTAAGGATAAAAGGTAACGGTAAGATGAGGAACCTACTAAATGCCTTAGTTCTGAGGTACTTAGGTACGGATGGCACGCGCAAAATAACAATACTACTCCTGCAAAGGAATAATAGGATTTATAGGGTTAATGATTTACCGAGGGTTCAATCATTACCCATCGGTTTAATAGGACTTATGTTAATATCAATAATAGCACTATCAATAATCATTGCGGTCTTAAGGATTATAAATATAATACCATCAATACACCTAATAATAATATTACTATTATCACCACTTATCATACCAATAATATACTCATACATCCTTCAGTTAAGGATAAGGCATGGGGATTTGAGGAATTCGCGCATCATAAAGTTCGTACTAGAATATGGGGATCTTGAGGAACAGAAATTTAATGATGCTCTACGGCTTTTATCCAGAATTGAGAATAGTAAATCATTAAATGAAATAAGGAGATTCGTATTATCATTAGTTAATGATATAAGGACAAAGCCCCAGAACTTTTATGAGGAGTATATAGATATTGAGTCAGTAATTAGTAACTCGGGAATTAAGAATTACGGTATTTACCTGGTAAATGTGAATCAATGCAATGCAGCATCCATTGGCTTACCCGGTATTAATTATGTAATTTTAACATCGAGACTTGTTTCCTGCTTAAATAGTAATGAATTAACTGCAGTGGTTATGCATGAAATTGGTCATATAGTTCATGGCGATTCAGCGAAAACATTATTCTTAATATCGCTGGCTCAATTAGATAATATTGCGTTGATAACGTACATAATTCCATTAATGAGCTTACCTGCAATACCTATACTTATTACGGCATTATTTCTTGAATTGTTTGGTATTATCTCGGTTATGAAACTGAGTGAGTACTCAGCGGATAAGTATGCAATGAGGTTCATATCTAGGAAGGACTTGGCAATGGCGTTGATTAAGGTTACCTGGAAGGAGCTACATAGTGAATTAATGAGTAGGAGGTTAAGGATTTTTACATCGCATCCATCAGTATCGAGTAGGTTGGTTAAGATAATACGGTAA
- a CDS encoding ATP-binding protein, with amino-acid sequence MHMDVLSIGAIAIPASIAVASLMRDFSTDSVTVGTRFILPYKVPLDRHLCVLGPTRGGKSSLVKAMIKGLRRKYVVTVLDWHGEYTGVLPTLPTSAITIDLEKIPPKLLTEILGFGLGLNEPSMYMLYRMIRDGNYTNFNDLINKIDNYLVNTRTEAEMKAAILRRLEYSAMNIGKGIVGIDALMEGDAVIDLSDLTIIEEKRLVSSLILAALYMHYMKMGLIEKGVKHVLIVEEAQNLLDINGPSYSIVDHIIMELAKYGLRAVLVSNAVPKSSILKHCNIVLFKISPEILDGEVTLSRDLINKMNEISMEEAIVITNRGVTKIRPLRAIIEPSHVVIRRFNDVKNESQQDINVPVNNGFTERISNENKLSINDKLIANAKTSEDLGNNSDRASMRLVNSINDSKAVSSSGTRSSDDSIFRKQIMELEREVVNLRDKVSEIERILDADEKIIERILELDGKLKNNIHS; translated from the coding sequence ATGCATATGGACGTACTAAGCATTGGTGCCATTGCCATACCTGCATCAATAGCCGTGGCATCACTAATGAGAGATTTCTCAACTGATAGTGTTACAGTAGGCACGCGCTTTATATTACCTTACAAAGTACCACTCGATAGGCATTTATGTGTACTCGGTCCCACTAGAGGTGGTAAATCATCTCTTGTTAAGGCTATGATTAAGGGTCTTCGTCGAAAATATGTTGTTACAGTACTTGATTGGCACGGTGAATACACAGGTGTATTACCAACACTACCGACGTCTGCAATAACCATAGATCTTGAGAAAATACCACCAAAGTTATTGACTGAAATATTGGGGTTTGGCTTAGGACTTAATGAACCAAGCATGTACATGCTATATAGAATGATTCGTGACGGGAATTATACCAATTTTAATGACTTAATAAATAAGATAGATAATTACCTGGTCAATACTAGGACGGAGGCTGAGATGAAGGCGGCTATTCTAAGGAGGCTTGAGTATTCGGCTATGAATATTGGTAAGGGTATTGTAGGCATTGATGCACTTATGGAGGGTGATGCTGTTATAGATCTTAGTGACTTAACGATTATTGAAGAAAAGAGACTTGTTTCATCATTAATATTAGCAGCCCTTTACATGCATTATATGAAGATGGGTTTGATAGAAAAGGGTGTTAAGCACGTATTAATAGTTGAGGAGGCTCAGAATCTACTGGATATAAATGGCCCTAGTTATTCCATAGTCGACCATATAATAATGGAATTAGCGAAGTATGGATTAAGGGCAGTCCTAGTTAGTAATGCTGTCCCAAAGTCATCAATACTTAAGCATTGTAATATAGTACTGTTTAAGATAAGTCCTGAAATCCTAGATGGCGAAGTCACGCTTTCCAGGGATTTAATTAATAAAATGAATGAGATATCAATGGAGGAAGCCATAGTGATAACTAATAGGGGTGTTACTAAAATAAGACCATTAAGGGCAATTATTGAGCCCTCGCATGTGGTTATTAGGAGGTTTAATGATGTAAAGAACGAATCTCAGCAGGATATTAATGTACCAGTAAATAATGGGTTCACTGAGAGGATTAGCAATGAAAATAAGTTAAGCATTAATGATAAATTAATCGCAAATGCTAAAACAAGTGAGGACCTAGGTAATAATAGCGATAGAGCGTCGATGAGATTGGTAAATTCCATTAATGATAGTAAGGCCGTATCATCAAGCGGCACGAGATCCAGTGATGATTCCATATTTAGAAAGCAAATAATGGAATTGGAGAGGGAGGTCGTTAATTTACGTGATAAGGTTAGTGAGATAGAACGAATACTAGACGCTGATGAAAAAATCATTGAAAGAATACTAGAGCTTGATGGTAAATTGAAAAATAATATACACAGTTGA
- a CDS encoding helicase C-terminal domain-containing protein, producing MDITDYVYSLLRERDIVLLNAYPGFGKSRIAVTIASKWINEDGQVLIITRSRAEALQLCEFTKQVGIRDKTSIFLGRESLCPFNAHNSKQCFLYRLSGRCRVSKTEVPLPILTCNPPELLSDGLCPYEVNEALAYQLPIVISTHAYLSSPELYSRLINIIDNWNKPLAIIDEFHNVAAGLEESISISIDELRQWALNGNDLANKLFNKIKNYVPQRETVVLRRFDVDDLLKGSETFDDRVIEMLTHFGNDLCAFTYDGKSIRLRCLSIKPIYDLITKSQKVLLLTASISRRFSYIIDVFSKSSYYIAIDSLPKEYQENLVVFSVIDVEFTHRNRLLKEYLDIVNKSIKVFIRSSPPAGGLAVFFPSIEYMNSYINYYTPPVWGIPTFILRDGSEAVRVIEPFKESARVTKSLIITYAQNPIGEGINFLEQELIGVMIIGFPLPQYSQWSFLKSHYYKRLGISGFATTYLFPAVSTTTQIIGRLLRDLDRHRKVAVLLDSRFYRYRKYMPKWLSLRMRPMGISQFLNASLW from the coding sequence ATGGATATTACTGATTACGTATATTCACTATTGAGGGAGAGGGACATAGTATTGCTAAATGCATATCCAGGTTTTGGTAAATCAAGAATTGCAGTGACCATAGCCAGTAAATGGATTAATGAGGACGGCCAGGTGCTCATAATAACAAGGTCTAGGGCCGAGGCATTACAGCTTTGCGAATTCACGAAGCAGGTTGGTATTAGGGATAAAACATCAATCTTCCTCGGTAGAGAATCACTATGTCCATTTAACGCGCATAATTCTAAGCAATGCTTCCTATACAGATTAAGTGGTAGGTGTAGGGTCAGTAAGACTGAGGTACCATTGCCAATTCTAACGTGCAATCCCCCTGAGTTACTCAGTGATGGCTTGTGCCCATATGAAGTGAATGAAGCCCTGGCATACCAGTTACCTATAGTTATATCAACACATGCATATTTATCTAGTCCTGAACTTTACAGTAGATTAATTAATATAATTGATAATTGGAATAAACCCCTTGCAATAATTGATGAATTTCATAATGTCGCCGCAGGTCTTGAGGAGTCAATTAGTATTAGTATTGATGAGTTACGACAATGGGCATTAAACGGTAATGACCTGGCCAATAAATTATTTAATAAGATAAAGAATTACGTACCGCAAAGAGAAACTGTGGTGTTAAGGAGGTTTGATGTTGATGATTTATTAAAGGGGTCCGAGACATTTGACGATAGGGTTATTGAGATGCTTACTCACTTTGGTAATGATCTTTGTGCATTCACGTATGATGGTAAATCAATTAGATTAAGGTGTCTTTCAATTAAGCCTATTTATGATTTAATAACAAAGTCACAAAAGGTCCTTCTTTTAACGGCATCCATTAGTAGGAGGTTCTCGTACATTATAGACGTTTTTTCCAAGTCGTCGTATTACATAGCGATAGACTCCTTACCTAAGGAATATCAAGAGAATCTCGTGGTTTTTTCGGTAATTGATGTCGAGTTTACGCATCGTAATAGGTTACTGAAGGAGTACCTAGATATTGTTAATAAAAGTATTAAAGTGTTTATTCGGTCATCACCACCGGCAGGTGGCTTAGCAGTTTTCTTCCCGAGCATTGAGTACATGAATTCATACATTAATTATTATACACCGCCGGTTTGGGGAATACCAACATTCATACTTAGGGATGGTTCTGAGGCCGTAAGGGTCATTGAGCCATTTAAGGAGAGTGCCAGGGTTACTAAGTCATTAATAATAACGTATGCCCAGAACCCAATTGGTGAAGGCATAAACTTTCTCGAGCAGGAGTTAATCGGCGTTATGATTATTGGATTTCCACTTCCTCAATATAGTCAATGGAGTTTCTTAAAATCCCATTATTATAAGAGATTGGGAATTAGTGGGTTTGCAACCACCTATCTATTTCCAGCGGTATCAACCACCACCCAAATAATCGGTAGGTTATTAAGGGATTTAGATAGGCATAGGAAGGTTGCCGTGTTATTGGACAGCAGGTTTTATCGTTATAGAAAGTATATGCCTAAATGGCTCTCATTGAGGATGAGGCCCATGGGCATTTCTCAATTCTTGAATGCATCATTATGGTAA